AAATTGCTTTTATGTTGTGGGATAATTAACCTGATTTTGTCAGAGTGAACCCACTGTTGATAGCTGCAGGAGATGAAACAGGATTTTCCTGTTGAGCTGCTGCCACTATTAACACCAATGCATTAGCCTGTTTGTCTTAGTGCCCATGCCAAACAGCTCCAAAGATTATCTTTCATGTTTCAGGCCAACCGTTATTTGTTTTAGTGATATTTTAGATGTacaagaaacttttttttttttttttctcttaagaAGTTTCACAGGTCAGTTTCTGTACTCCCATGTGAAAAGATTCAGTGGTTGTGATTGGGTAACTTGAGTTGTTGATTGAGTAACCCTCTGGTCTTGACCCCTCTCCCCAGCATCAGCCATGTCTCTGGGCGAGCACACGTCGGAATCGGCGCCGTTCTCCTCCGATGACAGCGAGGCGGAGGGTCAGGACGAGAGAGGCGCCGGCGACGGTGTGGCTCAGCAGACGCAAGAGGAGTCAGCCAGCGGGGTGTCCAGAGTGCGAGCGCTGCTGACTGTTTTCACCCTCTGCTACATCAACCTGCTCAACTACATGGACAGATTCACTGTGGCAGGTATGGTACACCTGCTGCACCGTCACAGCCGACCGGAAGCTTTCAGCTATTATTTCCGTGAAAGAAAACGTGGAGGCTACTTTTGCAGGTCATTTTTGCGCCTGATAGATTTGTCATCTTTTAGACTTTAGCTGACGAGCTATGCACTAACTGAATTGTAGGAATTATATCACTTTTAACTTGCTTTACTGGAGTCTTGAATTACtgctgagctactgctgcccatCTATTCTCATCTCATTACCTGAGAGGTAAAACTTCTTCTCTTGACTCCACCAGGTGTCCTCCCCGATATTGAACAATATTTTGGGATCGATGATAGCAAGTCTGGCTTACTCCAAACAGGTAAGAAAATATCCTACAAGGTTATTCAACATTCTTCACCTTTTAATCTTCAAATTGCTGACCAACTAGACTGAAATTAGATTTTCTGTGTTAACTAAGTGGTATTTCAAAGTAAGGCATTTCTTGGAAAAACTTGAACTTGGGATTATCAGCTCATTGAGTTTCGTTTTGCCCTTTTCCTCCCAGTTTTCATCTGCAGTTACATGTTCCTGGCTCCTGTCTTTGGCTACCTTGGCGACAGGTACAACAGGAAGATTATCATGAGCGTTGGCATCACTTTCTGGTCTCTGGTGACGCTTGCCAGCTCCTACACCCCCAAAGAAGTGAGTCACACCTCTCTTTTCCAAAACTCTTCTGACACTTCTTGTTGCCGTGTTAAAACAATTcagcttcattaaaaaaaaaaagttcttttgTAAATCCTTTCACCTCCCACTTCCCCGCAGCATTTCTGGGCCTTGCTGTTGACGCGAGGCCTGGTTGGTGTCGGAGAGGCCAGTTACTCCACCATCGCTCCTACTATCATAGCTGACCTCTATGTGAAGGGAAAGAGGACAAATATGctctccattttttattttgcaatcCCTTTCGGCAGGTAGGTTTAATCATTAAGGTTATCTTTGCATCTGTAACTTTTATTGAGCTGTGTATTGATTACCGTTTTAACACcatatcatctttttttttattacagcgGTCTCGGATACATCGTGGGCTCACAAGTCGGAAATCTAGCACACGACTGGCACTGGGCTCTACGGGTACGCCTgactgcttttatttatttatttgtttatttgccgTCTCTTtccagaaacacacagattgCAGTTGGAACATCTGGAACTGATCGCCTTGTCGTTTTGTGTCGTTCTCTCTTCAGGTGACCCCGGGGTTGGGACTGATCGCGGTGGTGCTTCTGCTGCTTGTGGTCAAGGAGCCCAAAAGAGGAGCCATCGAAGTTCGACCAGAGCACCAGCTGCACCAGACCAGCTGGCTGAAGGACCTGCAAGC
This Labrus bergylta chromosome 16, fLabBer1.1, whole genome shotgun sequence DNA region includes the following protein-coding sequences:
- the spns1 gene encoding protein spinster homolog 1 isoform X1, which produces MSLGEHTSESAPFSSDDSEAEGQDERGAGDGVAQQTQEESASGVSRVRALLTVFTLCYINLLNYMDRFTVAGVLPDIEQYFGIDDSKSGLLQTVFICSYMFLAPVFGYLGDRYNRKIIMSVGITFWSLVTLASSYTPKEHFWALLLTRGLVGVGEASYSTIAPTIIADLYVKGKRTNMLSIFYFAIPFGSGLGYIVGSQVGNLAHDWHWALRVTPGLGLIAVVLLLLVVKEPKRGAIEVRPEHQLHQTSWLKDLQALSKNYSFVLSTFGFTAVAFVTGSLALWAPTFLFRAAVFNGERAPCVEGNCASSDSLIFGAITCVSGVLGVASGVQVSRQLRKRTARADPLVCAAGLLLSAPFLYMAIVFAQDSTIATYIFIFLGETFLSMNWAIVADILLYVVVPTRRSTAEALQIVISHLLGDAGSPYLIGVVSDSLRKTDSFLWQFRSLQLSLLLCAFVAVVGGAFFLATALYIEQDRNRAENYVPIDDEPIVVPKSGRSTRVPVSSVLI
- the spns1 gene encoding protein spinster homolog 1 isoform X2 — translated: MSLGEHTSESAPFSSDDSEAEGQDERGAGDGVAQQTQEESASGVSRVRALLTVFTLCYINLLNYMDRFTVAGVLPDIEQYFGIDDSKSGLLQTVFICSYMFLAPVFGYLGDRYNRKIIMSVGITFWSLVTLASSYTPKEHFWALLLTRGLVGVGEASYSTIAPTIIADLYVKGKRTNMLSIFYFAIPFGSGLGYIVGSQVGNLAHDWHWALRVTPGLGLIAVVLLLLVVKEPKRGAIEVRPEHQLHQTSWLKDLQALSKNYSFVLSTFGFTAVAFVTGSLALWAPTFLFRAAVFNGERAPCVEGNCASSDSLIFGAITCVSGVLGVASGVQVSRQLRKRTARADPLVCAAGLLLSAPFLYMAIVFAQDSTIATYIFIFLGETFLSMNWAIVADILLYVVVPTRRSTAEALQIVISHLLGDAGSPYLIGVVSDSLRKTDSFLWQFRSLQLSLLLCAFVAVVGGAFFLATALYIEQDRNRAENYVPIEEDTCADNSSPS